The Cyclobacteriaceae bacterium genome includes a region encoding these proteins:
- a CDS encoding DUF1800 family protein has protein sequence MPLPPFAGTLGPKRAAHLLRRASFGPNKDEIDSFAGLTAAQAVSQLFQLPLPTPLPPIDPETGTEWMTTGVTGANSGDSDLQEFFKGWYLAQMLSQGVTPGLTMPYSVREKIVFFLHTVFTTIQTKVDNSRSLYFQNQLFRMFAFDRTAGARFNFKELSKKICVDNAMLRLLDGNLNVKGSPNENYAREFHELYTIGRGLEGTLPPITDPGDYFLYRETDVQAAAKVLGGWDIDATFTTIDPDTLLPRGKVRGSTTNASGHDNTIKQFSDRFANAVIQPNPTLLNGGNATEASALDEISQLVEQIYAKPETALNICRRVYRHYVYHDITPALDTAIISVMADTFRTSGFKIQSVLEDLFQSQHFYDAAAGVNDDNFGGIIKSPLDLMIGTMRFFEKSVPDPQTSASQLYEKTSSMVNDLTSMGMHFYEPFDVAGYDAYHQYPIYHRSWISTNYLTNRYDFIRQLVSENPMMAQKIDVVNFVRIKISNATASNAKDLIIELAKYLLPVNENLTYNPALDDSSGLTAERMNYFLTAFLKSPQIDADPEGAWTFRWNNPVDPEVVTRQLESLFNAMMQSPEYQLF, from the coding sequence ATGCCGCTGCCCCCCTTTGCCGGAACCTTAGGACCCAAACGAGCTGCGCATTTACTACGCCGCGCTTCCTTCGGACCTAACAAGGATGAGATTGATTCTTTCGCAGGACTTACTGCTGCTCAGGCTGTATCGCAATTGTTTCAACTTCCGTTACCCACTCCGCTTCCACCCATCGATCCCGAAACCGGAACTGAATGGATGACCACCGGGGTGACAGGTGCCAACAGCGGCGACAGCGACCTACAGGAATTCTTTAAAGGATGGTATTTGGCTCAGATGCTTAGTCAGGGTGTAACTCCGGGCTTAACAATGCCTTATTCCGTAAGGGAAAAGATCGTCTTCTTTCTTCATACAGTCTTCACTACCATTCAAACCAAAGTTGACAACAGCAGATCTCTCTATTTTCAGAATCAGCTTTTCAGAATGTTCGCCTTTGACCGAACCGCCGGCGCGAGGTTCAATTTTAAAGAGCTCTCCAAAAAGATCTGTGTTGACAATGCCATGCTTCGACTTCTGGATGGAAACCTGAACGTCAAAGGAAGTCCAAACGAAAATTACGCGCGCGAATTCCATGAACTCTATACCATTGGTCGCGGACTGGAAGGAACGCTTCCTCCCATTACTGATCCAGGTGATTATTTTCTATACCGCGAAACGGATGTACAGGCTGCCGCGAAAGTTCTGGGTGGCTGGGACATTGATGCAACCTTTACAACCATCGACCCGGATACACTTTTGCCCCGCGGAAAAGTAAGAGGCTCCACCACCAATGCTTCCGGTCACGACAATACCATCAAACAATTCAGCGATCGTTTTGCCAATGCCGTTATTCAACCCAATCCAACACTGCTGAACGGAGGCAATGCAACAGAAGCCAGCGCATTGGACGAGATCAGTCAGCTGGTAGAACAGATCTATGCAAAGCCTGAAACTGCGTTGAACATTTGCCGGAGGGTCTATCGCCATTATGTTTATCATGACATAACTCCTGCCCTGGACACGGCAATCATTTCAGTGATGGCTGATACTTTCCGCACCAGCGGATTTAAAATTCAATCCGTACTGGAAGATCTGTTTCAAAGTCAGCACTTCTATGACGCTGCTGCCGGGGTCAACGATGATAATTTCGGCGGCATCATCAAATCACCCCTTGATCTCATGATCGGAACCATGAGGTTCTTTGAGAAGAGTGTTCCTGATCCGCAGACTTCCGCCAGTCAACTGTATGAAAAGACCAGCAGCATGGTCAATGATCTTACGTCTATGGGCATGCACTTCTACGAACCCTTCGATGTAGCAGGTTATGATGCCTATCACCAGTATCCGATCTATCATCGAAGCTGGATCTCTACCAACTATCTCACCAACCGATATGATTTTATCAGGCAACTGGTATCTGAAAATCCGATGATGGCACAGAAGATAGATGTAGTCAATTTTGTAAGGATCAAAATCTCCAATGCTACTGCCTCCAATGCCAAAGACCTGATCATTGAACTGGCAAAGTACCTGCTTCCTGTCAATGAAAATCTGACGTATAATCCTGCACTTGATGATTCATCAGGTCTTACTGCAGAACGAATGAACTATTTCCTTACTGCTTTTCTGAAGTCACCACAAATTGACGCTGATCCTGAAGGAGCATGGACGTTCCGATGGAATAATCCTGTTGATCCCGAAGTAGTGACACGTCAATTGGAAAGTCTTTTCAATGCCATGATGCAGTCACCTGAATATCAGTTGTTCTGA
- a CDS encoding DUF1501 domain-containing protein, producing MKRRSFLQKLSMAAIPLTLGGIPIRTLAENAFTRMAQQSTNDRVLVILQMHGGNDGMNAIIPVDKYEQYYSVRPNIAIPSKNSVRKMIQLDSTLKSDAQVGLHPDMLSMKAMYDQARMCIVQGVSYKNNNGSHFRGRDISFMGGSFDDYFSSGWVGRYLQQEFAPKVYPADFPNPDMLDPLAIEMGSDVSLIFHQQGNIPTSISLNDPESFARLVDSLEGFQDQGIDPRGKPPVALDNSPYGKELNWILGLEQKSENYADRLAAVYERSSPSSVVYPETYPYHAPKGSYHNGLTPQLKLVARLLDGGGAGQGVKTKVFLVKIGGFDTHAEQVESYDPTMGQHAALMYHITSAMKAFQEDLRARGLEDRVLTVTTSEFGRRIHSNGSYGTDHGTGGPMFIFGKGVQPGVIGKVPDMTKDNVEMQYDYRQVYANLLRDWMLVEESKINNDIFFKDFLNGPREEGGGNYEPLPLATQVINGVSESFISDRFALMDCYPNPAKNSASFGFRINSTRQVSLSILDNTGRVVKNLMDEGRDAGEHWITSDLSDLKPGLYIYHIKSGLLKESKKLVITP from the coding sequence ATGAAAAGAAGAAGCTTCCTCCAGAAATTATCGATGGCTGCCATACCGTTAACGTTGGGTGGAATTCCCATACGAACGCTGGCGGAAAACGCATTCACACGGATGGCACAACAGAGTACCAATGACCGCGTACTCGTCATTCTGCAGATGCATGGTGGTAATGATGGTATGAATGCTATTATCCCCGTGGATAAGTATGAGCAGTATTACAGCGTTCGGCCAAACATTGCCATCCCTTCAAAGAACAGCGTGCGCAAAATGATTCAACTCGACAGCACATTAAAGTCCGATGCGCAGGTTGGATTGCATCCTGACATGTTATCGATGAAAGCCATGTATGATCAGGCACGCATGTGTATTGTTCAGGGTGTTTCCTATAAAAATAACAACGGCTCCCACTTTCGTGGACGTGATATCTCCTTCATGGGTGGAAGCTTCGATGATTACTTTTCATCTGGATGGGTAGGCCGGTATCTTCAGCAGGAGTTTGCACCGAAAGTGTACCCTGCAGATTTTCCAAATCCGGATATGCTGGATCCATTAGCCATCGAAATGGGCAGTGATGTGTCTCTTATCTTTCATCAGCAGGGAAATATTCCAACTTCCATATCACTGAATGATCCCGAATCATTTGCTCGATTGGTAGATTCACTGGAAGGCTTCCAGGATCAGGGCATTGATCCACGCGGAAAGCCTCCCGTAGCACTGGATAATTCACCTTACGGAAAAGAACTTAACTGGATCCTGGGTCTTGAGCAGAAATCAGAAAATTATGCAGATCGTCTCGCTGCTGTTTATGAACGCTCCTCTCCTTCATCGGTCGTGTATCCGGAAACGTATCCTTATCATGCACCAAAAGGAAGCTATCACAACGGACTGACTCCTCAGTTAAAGCTTGTGGCCAGACTACTCGACGGCGGTGGCGCTGGTCAGGGAGTAAAGACAAAAGTATTCCTGGTAAAAATCGGTGGCTTTGATACACATGCCGAGCAGGTTGAGTCATATGATCCTACCATGGGGCAACATGCAGCATTGATGTATCACATTACTTCCGCCATGAAAGCTTTTCAGGAAGACCTGCGTGCCAGAGGATTGGAAGATCGCGTGCTTACAGTAACTACTTCAGAGTTTGGAAGAAGAATTCATTCCAACGGAAGCTATGGAACAGATCATGGTACCGGTGGTCCGATGTTTATATTCGGAAAGGGTGTGCAGCCGGGTGTTATCGGAAAGGTGCCGGATATGACCAAGGATAATGTAGAGATGCAGTACGATTACCGTCAGGTATATGCTAATCTGCTTAGAGACTGGATGCTCGTAGAAGAATCAAAGATCAACAACGATATCTTCTTCAAGGATTTCCTGAATGGACCAAGAGAAGAAGGTGGTGGAAACTATGAACCGCTTCCGCTTGCCACACAGGTTATCAACGGAGTTTCAGAATCGTTTATCAGCGATCGCTTTGCACTCATGGATTGTTATCCGAATCCGGCAAAAAATTCTGCATCCTTTGGATTCAGGATCAACTCAACACGCCAGGTGTCGCTGTCAATACTTGATAACACCGGAAGAGTTGTAAAAAATCTGATGGATGAGGGACGTGATGCCGGAGAACATTGGATCACCTCCGACCTGTCCGACCTTAAACCCGGATTATACATTTATCACATCAAGTCCGGACTTTTAAAAGAATCGAAGAAACTCGTAATCACTCCCTGA
- a CDS encoding PorT family protein, whose amino-acid sequence MIRTSTLLIALLISAELLAQGQRKQKFKNQDTKNRRQDEFLQKQWWIGLKGGLNLTEAVPGQRYSVLSGTTNYPVGQLDKVYEGFGKAGSQASVEITFYMKGFSFSFQPTYRHSSFTYSNQFEWEDTSNPNYHLILNYKQENKVDYLDLPLIVKYDLTKTKLRPYVQAGVFYSSIINATKSVTVEGTDVASGGTNTFSNEPLIVGATDLYYKGYWGLIGGAGADYNLGNVRLVLDVTYRMGMSNVTNTTNRFSNDRLNGIGDAMDDMKLNNIVISVGCLFPMRFLGTGFKTLDR is encoded by the coding sequence ATGATCAGAACCTCTACGTTGTTGATAGCATTGTTAATTTCCGCTGAGCTTCTTGCCCAGGGCCAGCGGAAACAGAAATTCAAGAATCAGGACACCAAGAACAGAAGACAGGATGAATTCCTCCAGAAGCAATGGTGGATTGGTCTTAAGGGCGGACTGAATCTTACGGAAGCAGTACCGGGTCAGCGATACAGTGTTTTATCCGGAACAACGAACTATCCTGTCGGGCAGCTTGATAAAGTTTATGAAGGCTTTGGCAAGGCCGGCAGTCAGGCTTCAGTGGAAATTACTTTCTACATGAAAGGATTCTCTTTCAGCTTTCAGCCAACCTATCGTCATTCAAGCTTTACCTATTCCAACCAGTTTGAATGGGAAGACACCAGCAATCCAAACTATCATCTCATCTTGAACTACAAGCAGGAGAACAAAGTTGATTACCTCGATCTGCCGTTGATCGTTAAATACGATCTCACGAAGACCAAACTCAGGCCGTATGTTCAAGCAGGTGTATTCTATTCATCGATAATCAACGCTACGAAATCAGTTACCGTAGAAGGAACTGATGTTGCATCCGGTGGCACAAACACATTCTCCAACGAACCGCTCATTGTCGGAGCTACGGATCTCTACTACAAAGGCTACTGGGGACTTATTGGAGGCGCAGGAGCAGATTACAACCTCGGTAATGTGAGGTTAGTGCTGGATGTTACTTACCGTATGGGAATGAGCAATGTGACCAACACTACCAACCGGTTCAGCAACGACCGCCTCAATGGTATTGGTGATGCCATGGATGATATGAAGCTCAACAACATCGTTATTTCCGTTGGCTGTCTTTTCCCGATGCGCTTTTTAGGTACCGGTTTCAAAACATTAGATCGATAA